DNA sequence from the Acipenser ruthenus chromosome 8, fAciRut3.2 maternal haplotype, whole genome shotgun sequence genome:
gatttttatttatgtttattttattttttttcaacatcaaTAATAAGCATATTTAGACTTGTTCAAAGCACGTAACTGACGATagcttaaaaatgaaaaatatatatccaCGGATCAGTCTGAAGCAGTGTTTATTGTATCACTAATAAAAACAGAATGCAGAAACTAATTTTGTCCGAGGAGTCCTGGATTAGCAAATTTAATATAGGCCTTCAAACAAGCATCACGAGTTAGATCTTTTCGTATTTTTGTCCTCAAAGTTTTTCCAAGCTTTTGGGGTTGGTAAGAATTTCTCTTGCCAATCGCCAAGTCTGTTTGGCCGCATTTTCCAGGCCTGAATGTGGTTTTCCCTGAAACAGGTCTAAACTGGGCAAAAAATAATGCGGGCACCTCCTGCACTGCAGACAGGAGATTAGCTGCAATAAAATGCCGTTCAGACGATCCCCAAGGCAGGACTCGTCCCAATCCGATTCCCTGGGATGTTTTTCACACTCATACGAGACCAAAGTTTTCATGTGATAATTATTAAGTGGCTGTCCAGGCAGTTCAAGGTGACGGTCGCGCAAAGTCTTTAGAACGGAGAGGCATTTCTTCCTGCAGCCGCCCATGAGGAGCCGATTCTCGGCTTCTGCGAATTGTAAGACCCAGGCATCGCTCTCTGCCGAGCTCTGTTTCCCATTTAAAGAGTAACATTCTTTAGACAAGAGGTTAAACCCTTCAGCCTTTACCTCTGCCACTCTATTGGGTCCCGGCCACGGAATGTGGGGTAGTGGCCAGTGGGCAGCGCTCCTTGGCCATATCCCCGTGCACTTGAAAGCCGGGGTGATCTGAACCACATATCTGTCTCTGATGCGTAATCTGACTTCGCTGGTGTCTGCAACCATCTTTACCACGTCCCTGTAGCTGCACTTATCTACAGCCTGTGCCACTAAGGTTTGAAATCGGGACCTGATCTTGCGGGCAGAAAGGTAGCCAGAAGCGGTGATGAACTCGACCCAAAGGGACATGCTTCTTTTTCGGCCATCGCTGAGTTTTAAGACTGCGCATCCTGGTAATGAACCGTCATCCACAAAGTTGAAAACACCCATCTGGTTAAGGTAGAGGACTACCTCAAATTCGGAGGGAGAAATGACCTCCAGACCCTCGAAGCGGTTTTCCATCTCGTTCAGTGAGCTGATGAACCGTGGTTCCTGAACCTCGACCTCCTTTAGGACGTCTGACACCACCTTGCACACCTCTCTGATGTTCTTGGAGATAGCACCTTTTCGGGACTGACATTTTTCGTTGTAGTATTTGTTCAGGTGGTACACAAGCTTGGCCTGCGCTGCGATCATATTTGGGCAGAGATCCGGATTGTACACCGGAGTCTCGCAGTAAGCCGACGGATCCAACGCGGCTGTTTGTATGGGAGCCAATTTTAGAGAAAAATAAGctactttatatataaaaaaaagaacaaaaacgtTAACAGCAGATAGAAGATTACTTGTGCTTACAGCACGAGTATTGCAAATCCCTTAATCTGTATCATCAGCTCCTAAAGTGCGCTCGTTTAAAAAGTAAGTCCTTCAATTTGGagttgtatttaataataaaaagtccGTTACAACATTAGCAGA
Encoded proteins:
- the LOC117406671 gene encoding putative nucleotidyltransferase MAB21L1 translates to MIAAQAKLVYHLNKYYNEKCQSRKGAISKNIREVCKVVSDVLKEVEVQEPRFISSLNEMENRFEGLEVISPSEFEVVLYLNQMGVFNFVDDGSLPGCAVLKLSDGRKRSMSLWVEFITASGYLSARKIRSRFQTLVAQAVDKCSYRDVVKMVADTSEVRLRIRDRYVVQITPAFKCTGIWPRSAAHWPLPHIPWPGPNRVAEVKAEGFNLLSKECYSLNGKQSSAESDAWVLQFAEAENRLLMGGCRKKCLSVLKTLRDRHLELPGQPLNNYHMKTLVSYECEKHPRESDWDESCLGDRLNGILLQLISCLQCRRCPHYFLPSLDLFQGKPHSGLENAAKQTWRLAREILTNPKSLEKL